The following are encoded together in the Kwoniella europaea PYCC6329 chromosome 1, complete sequence genome:
- a CDS encoding 40S ribosomal protein S14, with amino-acid sequence MAPKKVRAPQEQAAVNLGPNAAEGENVFGVAHIFASFNDTFVHVTDLSGKETISRVTGGMKVKADRDESSPYAAMLAAQDVAAKCKEVGITALHVKLRATGGTGTKQPGPGGQAALRALARAGMKIGRIEDVTPIPSDSTRRKGGRRGRRL; translated from the exons atGGCCCCCAAGAAAGTTAGAGCTCCTCAAGAGCAAGCTGCCGTCAACCTCGGTCCTAACGCCGCCGAGGGTGAGAACGTCTTCGGTGTCGCTCACATCTTCGCTTC CTTCAACGACACTTTCGTCCACGTTACCGATCTCTCTGGTAAAGAAACCATCTCCAGAGTTACTGGTGGTATGAAAGTCAAGGCTGATCGAGATGAATCATCT CCCTACGCCGCGATGTTGGCTGCCCAAGACGTTGCCGCCAAATGCAAGGAAGTCGGAATCACCGCTCTCCACGTCAAACTCAGAGCTACCGGTGGTACCGGAACCAAGCAACCTGGTCCAGGTGGTCAAGCCGCTCTCAGAGCTCTCGCCCGAGCAGGTATGAAGATTGGTAGAATCGAAGATGTCACTCCTATCCCATCCGACTCCACTAGAAGAAAGggtggtagaagaggtagaagacTCTAG